CTGGGACTCCTACCCCGGAGGATCGGTGTTATTGTCCGGGACGACCAACGGCAGCGGTGCATTCGCGCTGGGAGACCCGGGTGTCGGCTCATTTGATGTGCGCGTCTACAGGTCGGGGTACTATCCGACGGTCGTGCGCGAATTGCCCATCTCGACGGACAATGCGCTCGTGCGGTTGCTTCCTGCGCCGGACGAGACAGCCACTGATCCCACGATGTTCCCGACCGATGTCACCGGCGTGGCGTCATATGACGGTGCGTTCATCAAGTCCGGCGATATCGTTGAAGCGATCGATCCCGACGACGTGAGCGCCGGCGTCGGTCCCGCCGCGGTCAACCCGGCGACAGGCGATTACCTGGTGCACATTCACGGCGACATCTCCGGCACGCCGGGCGTCGATGAGGGTGCGGAGACAAATGACCCGATTGTATTCTCGATCAACGGGCTCTCGGCCGTCCTCGATCCCGCACCGTACCTCTGGACTATGGGAAGCGGCACCAATGGCCTCGATATTACGGTAGGTTCCGCGAACATTCCCGGCGCCACGACGACCGGTCCCTCAGACATCGTCGGGCAGGCCGGCAAGACGGCCGGAATGGTTGTCGCGTTGACCAACTCCGGGCAGACAAATGAGACATTTACCATCTGGGCGGAGAACGACGAGGGCTGGACGACGACAGTGAATTCGGTCAAAGGACTCGGTGTCGCGCTCAACACCGGTCAGTCGGCTCAGCTTGTCGTCGAAGTCCAGATTCCACCGGCGACGCCGAACATGACGACCGAGATCCGCCTGTTTGCCGAAGTCGACGGCTATGCCCCCGGCAACTCCGGTATCTTCACCGAATTGGAAGTCACAACGATTCTGGGCATCGGCGATGACCGGGGCGGATTGCTTCCGGATCAATTCTCGCTGGCGCAGAACTATCCGAATCCGTTCAACCCGTCGACGACGATCGCGTACAATCTGAATAACACCGGCCGCGCGCGTCTGGAGATCATCAATATCATCGGCCAGCCGATCCGCACGCTCTTCGATGAAGTTCGATTCGCCGGAATCGGGCACGCCGTGTGGGATGGACGCAACGAACGCGGGGATGTTGTACCGACCGGAATCTATTTCTATCGCCTCACACAGGAGACCGACACGCAGATTCGTAAAATGGTCCTGTTGAAGTAATGTCTGTACTCATTGAGACGTATCTCAATCCCCCCGCGCGGTCGCGGGGGGATTTTTGTTGGCCGCAGAAACAGCGACGCATGAATTATATTCTTTCCAGAAGCTCGAATTGTCCGTTGCGATGGAATTTGTATCATGCCGGAATTGCCCGACATTACGGTCTACATCGAGTGCCTGAAAGAGCGGATTCTGGGTCGAACAATCGAGCGGATCGACATCCGCAACCCGTTTGTGCTCCGTACGACTGACCCGGCGATCTCTGATGCTCAGGGAAAGCGGGTCATTGAGATCAGACGCATCGGTAAGCGCATTGTATTGGGATTTGAAGGTGGTTTGTATCTGGTCATCCACCTGATGATCGCCGGGCGGCTGCATTGGCGCGGACCCGGAGAGAAGCTGCCCGGTGGCAGGATCGCGTTGGCGAGTGTCACGTTTCCGGATGGAACGCTGATACTGACGGAAGCCGGGTCCAAACGGCGCGCTTCCATCCACATGGTGCCGGCAGCGGAGTCGCTCCACACCTTTGACCGCGGCGGAATCGAAGTCCTCGAGGCAACACCGGAGGAGTTTGCAGCGCGGCTGCGGCTGGAAAATCATACGCTCAAACGCGCATTGACCGATCCGCGACTGTTCAGCGGCATCGGCAATGCCTACTCCGATGAAATCCTGCACCGCGCGCGCCTCTCGCCGATGCTCCTGACGGTCAAGCTGAGCGCGGACGAAACTGCGCGGCTGTATCACGCGGTGCGCGACACGCTGACGGATTGGACCAATCGGCTCCTCGCAGATGCCGGCGGTGCATTTCCCAAGCACGTAACGGCCTTTCATGCGTCGATGGCGGTGCACGGCCGTTTTGGGCAGCCGTGTCCCGTGTGCCACAGCCCGATACAGCGTATTCGATACGCGGACAATGAGACGAACTACTGTGCACGGTGCCAGACCGGAGGACGTCTGCTGGCCGATCGCGCCCTGTCGCGATTGCTGAAGAAGGACTGGCCGCGAACAATCGATGAATGGGAAACCTGATGGGTGCGTGTTGGTGGGAATCGCGGAGTCAGATGCGCGTCTCCTTCCACTTCCCGCGACGGAACAGCCAAATCCCGACCAGGGCCGCCGCCGATTCGGCGACGACAATCGACCAATATACACCGTTTTGCTGCGCACCCAGCTTCATCGACAGCACGTATGCCAGGGGAATCTCCAGCAGCCAGAAGCAGAAGAAGTTGATTTTGGTCGGCGTTATGGTGTCGCCGGCGCCGTTGAACGCTTGCGGCATCACCAGCCCCCACGCGTAAAACAGATACCCATACGATACGATGCGCAGGCAGTCGGCGCCGATTGCGACGACTCTCGCTTCGGAGGTAAAAAACCGGATCAGTGATTCATTGAACAGCAGATACACGCTCGACACCGCGAGCATGAAGACCATCGTGGCCAAACCGGTGAACCAGACAGAGCGCTCCGCGCGCTCCGGCTGATTGGCGCCGAGATTTTGCCCCACCAACGTGGCGGCGGCATTCGACAGTCCCCACGCCGGCAGGAACGTAAACACGAAGATGCGCAAGGCGATGGTATATCCCGCGACCGCTTCGCTGCCGAACACCGAGACGATTCGCACGAGTCCGATCCAGGAGGATGTCGCGATGACGAACTGCCCGATTCCTCCCAGGGACGTGCGCACCAGCCGCCTCATGACGTCCGCTTGCGGCCGTATCTGCGAGAGCAGCACGCGGATATGTTTGGCCCCTCGCAACAAGACCCAGAGCTGGACGCAGACTCCGACACCACGTCCGATGTTGGTGGCGATGGCCGCACCTTCGATACCCAACGTGGGAAACGGTCCCCATCCTAAAATGAGCGCCGGATCGAGCACGATGTTGATGCCGTTGGCAATCCACAGGACACGCATCGCCATCGCGGCATCTCCGGCGCCTCGAAATACGGCATTGATGACGAAGATCAGCATGATCACGGCGTTGCCGCCGAGCATCCACGCCGTGTACCGGTAACCGTGCTCGATGCTCCAGGCATCGGCCCCCATCAGCGCAAGAATCTCTTTGGCGAAGATGATGCCGGCGACCGCAAACGGCACCGCGGCGATCGCCGCCACGATGATCGCCTGCACCGCGGCGTCAGCGGCTTCTCGGTGACGTTTCTCGCCGATGCGTCGCGCCACCAGAGCGGTCGTCCCCATCGAGAGTCCGATGGAGACCGCGTATACGAGCGTGAGCACTGACTCAGTCAGCCCGACGGTGGCGATGGCCGATGACCCCAGCGATGAGACGAAGTAGACATCGACGACGGCAAAGACCGACTCCATGACCATCTCCAGCATCATGGGGATGGCCAGAAGCACGATTGCGCGTCCGAGGCCGCCCTGCGTGTAGTCCTGCTCGGTCCCGCGAATGGCGTCGGCCAGATCACGAATGAGTTGTCGCGCGCGGGACATCGGCGTCTGTTCCGGGTGCATGTGGCTGTCCGGGGATGACTTCCAGAGGCAAGATCAGTCTTTCCGTATCACGGTCGCAAGCGAGAGAAAAGTGGCTTGATTGCTTCCCGGACCGGGGTATCTTCCGGGCGTACCAACTGCCATTCGCAATGGATTCAATCAATCAGGAGGGTTCGCATGAGACTTCCGAACAGTTGGCGTCGCTTTGCGGTCCTGCTGGTCGTTGCTGCCTGCGGCATGTGGGCTGCCGGCAGCGCGATGGCCGATGTCACCATCAAGCAGACGATCCGCAGCGAAGGCATGGGCGGCCTCTTCAATACGGAGATCACCACCGAGACTTACATTCAGGCCGACAAGCAGTGCACCGTGACCGAAACCGACATGAAGAGCAAGATTTTGGGCGGCCTCGTCGGCGGCGGCAAGCCGGTTAAAACGACGCGCATTGAACGTCTGGATGAGGGCAACGTCTACGATATCGACCATGAACGAAAGACCGTGCGCGTGACCCCCATCTCCGAAATCAAAGAAAACAAGTCGAGTCTCTTCGGCGGCCAGGGAATGGGCGAAGACGGAAAGTCTGACGATCAGGGTTTTGATACCAGCAAGTTCAAGATGGAGAAGCCCAAGCTCACGGTCGCCAAGACGGGGAAGACCGGAACGTACGCCGGGTACGACTGCACCGAAAGCCGCGTGGAGATGGAAGTCAATGGCGTGAACACCGAGACAGGCGGCAAGGTGAGGTTTCGCGTGGTCATGGACCTGATGCTCTCCGAAGACGTTCCGGGGATGGATGAGCAAGCCGCCTTTGCACGCGCCTACGCTGAGGCCACGGGTTTGGAGGAGTATTCCGGCGCCAACTCGGCCGAGGTGATGGCCGAAGCGCTCACACAGTATGGATTCGAATCCGACGAATTCGCGAAGTTCGCCGCGGACCTGAAGGGATCGCCCTTGCACACGCGCATGAATCTTTTCGCGGAGGGCGAAGGCATGGGCATGTCCGGCGAAGACGGCGACGCTGAGCAGGATGCCAAAATGGCCGAAGCCATGAAAATGATGGAGAAGTTCATGGGCGGAGACGACAAGTCCGACAAAAAGTCAGACGACGAGACGGAGCCGCAATCCGGCGATGAGGGCGCGATGATGACGTTCATCGCGGAAGTGACCGAGATCTCCACCGGCGGCATCACGCCCGACCACTTCACGCCCGATTCCAAACTCAAGAAAGTCAAGTGACGGGCGCCCCCGGCGCCGCAGGGCGCCGTCCACGGTTGACTCCCGCAAGTCTGACGGCGGCTTCGGAATCGAGCCGCCGTCTTTGTTTTCCTCATTCTCTGTGCCGCCCGAACAAATGAGGTGTTGAAGACGTAGACCCCAGTGCGGACGGAGCACTATTTTACGTGTGACTATGAGGCGGGTTCTCGATCAACGCTTCGAGATTCTGGTTGAGCTTCACTCCGGCTCGGGCGGACGTCTGTTTTACGCGTGGGACAGACTGCATCAGCGCGCGGCCGCCGTGCGTGAGATGCGCACCTCCGATTCCGCCTCTCCGGGGCAGGATTGGCTTCGTGTCGCACGTCAGGCCGCCCTTCTCGCGCATCCGTCGGTCGTGCCGACGTACGCGCTAAGTCGGGACGCCCATGGTGCCCATTACATCGTCACGTCATTCGTTGACGGGTTAGACATCCGTTCCGTCCTCGACCGGCTGGCGGCGCTCTCGAAGAGACTCCCGGAGATGCTGGTCTGGTATCTCGTCGACCATGTGCTCGATGCACTTGTTGTTGCGCACGGCTCATCCATGTCCACATCGAAGCGTCCGGTCCTCATCCACGGCATGCTGGATGCCGAGCGCGTGCTGGTCGACGCCACCGGGCGCGTTCTCGTCACCGATTTCGTGACACCGCAGGTGCGTCGGGCGCTTGGGCGGACGATACACGCGGCATCACAGCGGTGGGGAGAAGCTGCCGAGGCGAGTGATCGCGATCCGACACGACGGCTACCGGATCCAACCGATGATCTGACCGGCATATCGTGGCTCATCTATGAGGCGATGACCGGCGACCAATCGCCGGCGTCCGGCCGTGAGTTCCGCCGGATCGGCAGCACTGGCTTGTCCGAAGAGGCCGAGCGGGCATTCGGCGTCGCGCGTTTCTCGCCGGAGATGCAGGGTTTTCTGGCCAGGGCGTTTGCACCGAGTCGCGCGCGGCGCTTTGCCTCGGCCACCGTCATGCGCGACGAGCTGCGTCGAAGCGCGGGTCCGATCGACACTGAACGCTGCCGTGCCGAATGGTCCCTGGTCGTGCAGGGACTGCTCAGCCCATCAGAAGCGGAGCAGCGCCGTCGTCTCGTGATGTTGCGCGGAGGATCAGGCGGCGCCGTCGAAGACATTGCCACGACTGATTTGTTGATATCCGAGATTCCCGTCGACCCCGAAACTCCGACTGAGGCCGTCGCGCCGGACGATATGCCGACCCGCAGGTTTTCCGTCACGGTCCCGATGGCGCATCGGACCGAGTCCTCGCCCGCGTATCCGCGCGAGCGGCCGTCAGAAGCTCTGCCCTCACAACCGAGGGGGGGTCGCCCTCGGCGTTTACGGAGGCGGGTCGCAATCGGGGGGCTGATTGCCATCCTGGCGCTTGCCGCGTGGTATCTCCTCGATCGCAGCATTAACAGAATGGCCGGGGCGCCCAGCAGCGTTTTTAACGATTCCTTGTATTTGCAGACTGTGCCTCCGGGAGCGAGCGTCCGGATCAACGGCGATTCGGTCGGGATCACTCCGTGGCCATACGGACGGTTGGAGCCGGGACCATTGCGGCTGGAATTCGTCTATGCGGGATTCGCGCCGATTGAGACGGTGCTCGTCATTCGGGAGACCGATGCGCTGTCGCAGATGCCGGACTTCGTGTTTACTACATCAATGACATTCAGCACGCTTCCCGCCGGAGGGCGTCCCATCGTCGATGGCCGGCCCTTGCGCGATCGCGAGGCGGTCGGGTATATACTCGCCGCCGATGACACAATCACCGTTGAGTTCGAGTTTCGCGGGCAGGGTTCCTTGGGGGGTCGTCCCTCGGCGCGACTCAACCCCGTTGTGGGGTTGTTGCCACCGACCGATACCGTGATGTGGCGCTGGGAACCCTCGCGTGAGGGCGCGATCGCGGTACTCACCGGATTGTTCGTACGGACAGTTCGCCTTGTCTCTGAACCGCCCGGGGCGCTCATCTTCCTGGATGGCGACCTGCAGCCGGTCGGTACGACGAATTCGTTCATCGAATTCCCCTACGGTGAGCACACGGTCCACCTGCAGCGGCCGCCGTTTCTCGACTACCAATTCTCGCTGGACGTCGGTGAGCAGACGCCGTCGGTGTACGCGGCGGTGCTGCGGCGGACCGTGCGCATTAACGCCGTCAACGCGCGGCGTCGGAGTGAAGAGGTGACCGCCGCGATCGCATGGATTCGTGTCGGCGACCAGTATGTGCGCTCGCCCGACGACGGTCTCTCCACGCCGTACTCGCTGACCCTCGACGGACGTCCGCATGATATCTACCTGACGGCGGATGGCTTTGCCGATACGACGGTACTTCTCGATGCCGAGTCGATGCAATTGACCGTGGCGATGCGCGAGGCCGAAAGATCAACGTTGCGTCAGACAGCGGACGAGTCTGAATCGGAATCGTGGGTACGGTTTATCGTGCGGGATGGCCGCACCCCGGTTGCCGGGGCCGAAGTGATTGGGATTGAAAAAGCCTCCGGGGAGATCGTACGTTACGGACTGACCGACCCCGACGGGGAACTGACGACACAGGTTCCGATCGGCGACTACGATTGGCAGGCGTCCAAGTACGGATTTGAGGGCAAGATCAACGGCGAACGTATTTCGCCCAGCGACAGAACCAAGAAGATTACATTGAGTCTGAGACCGTTGTAACCGAAACCCAATCGTCGGTTCAATCCTCCATGCCTCGGTTTGAGATCGCTCATCAGGGACGCACCGTACAAGAGGTCTCCCTGGATCAGGAACGCATTGAACTGGGTTCGGCCAAGACCAGCGCTTTGTATATCAACGACCTGCTGATTGCACTCCAACAAGCGGCCTTCGTCAAAGACCAGCCGCAGGGGCGCTATTCACTGCACCCACGCACTCC
The nucleotide sequence above comes from Candidatus Zixiibacteriota bacterium. Encoded proteins:
- a CDS encoding T9SS type A sorting domain-containing protein — its product is WDSYPGGSVLLSGTTNGSGAFALGDPGVGSFDVRVYRSGYYPTVVRELPISTDNALVRLLPAPDETATDPTMFPTDVTGVASYDGAFIKSGDIVEAIDPDDVSAGVGPAAVNPATGDYLVHIHGDISGTPGVDEGAETNDPIVFSINGLSAVLDPAPYLWTMGSGTNGLDITVGSANIPGATTTGPSDIVGQAGKTAGMVVALTNSGQTNETFTIWAENDEGWTTTVNSVKGLGVALNTGQSAQLVVEVQIPPATPNMTTEIRLFAEVDGYAPGNSGIFTELEVTTILGIGDDRGGLLPDQFSLAQNYPNPFNPSTTIAYNLNNTGRARLEIINIIGQPIRTLFDEVRFAGIGHAVWDGRNERGDVVPTGIYFYRLTQETDTQIRKMVLLK
- a CDS encoding DNA-formamidopyrimidine glycosylase family protein, coding for MPELPDITVYIECLKERILGRTIERIDIRNPFVLRTTDPAISDAQGKRVIEIRRIGKRIVLGFEGGLYLVIHLMIAGRLHWRGPGEKLPGGRIALASVTFPDGTLILTEAGSKRRASIHMVPAAESLHTFDRGGIEVLEATPEEFAARLRLENHTLKRALTDPRLFSGIGNAYSDEILHRARLSPMLLTVKLSADETARLYHAVRDTLTDWTNRLLADAGGAFPKHVTAFHASMAVHGRFGQPCPVCHSPIQRIRYADNETNYCARCQTGGRLLADRALSRLLKKDWPRTIDEWET
- a CDS encoding MATE family efflux transporter, encoding MHPEQTPMSRARQLIRDLADAIRGTEQDYTQGGLGRAIVLLAIPMMLEMVMESVFAVVDVYFVSSLGSSAIATVGLTESVLTLVYAVSIGLSMGTTALVARRIGEKRHREAADAAVQAIIVAAIAAVPFAVAGIIFAKEILALMGADAWSIEHGYRYTAWMLGGNAVIMLIFVINAVFRGAGDAAMAMRVLWIANGINIVLDPALILGWGPFPTLGIEGAAIATNIGRGVGVCVQLWVLLRGAKHIRVLLSQIRPQADVMRRLVRTSLGGIGQFVIATSSWIGLVRIVSVFGSEAVAGYTIALRIFVFTFLPAWGLSNAAATLVGQNLGANQPERAERSVWFTGLATMVFMLAVSSVYLLFNESLIRFFTSEARVVAIGADCLRIVSYGYLFYAWGLVMPQAFNGAGDTITPTKINFFCFWLLEIPLAYVLSMKLGAQQNGVYWSIVVAESAAALVGIWLFRRGKWKETRI
- a CDS encoding PEGA domain-containing protein; this encodes MRRVLDQRFEILVELHSGSGGRLFYAWDRLHQRAAAVREMRTSDSASPGQDWLRVARQAALLAHPSVVPTYALSRDAHGAHYIVTSFVDGLDIRSVLDRLAALSKRLPEMLVWYLVDHVLDALVVAHGSSMSTSKRPVLIHGMLDAERVLVDATGRVLVTDFVTPQVRRALGRTIHAASQRWGEAAEASDRDPTRRLPDPTDDLTGISWLIYEAMTGDQSPASGREFRRIGSTGLSEEAERAFGVARFSPEMQGFLARAFAPSRARRFASATVMRDELRRSAGPIDTERCRAEWSLVVQGLLSPSEAEQRRRLVMLRGGSGGAVEDIATTDLLISEIPVDPETPTEAVAPDDMPTRRFSVTVPMAHRTESSPAYPRERPSEALPSQPRGGRPRRLRRRVAIGGLIAILALAAWYLLDRSINRMAGAPSSVFNDSLYLQTVPPGASVRINGDSVGITPWPYGRLEPGPLRLEFVYAGFAPIETVLVIRETDALSQMPDFVFTTSMTFSTLPAGGRPIVDGRPLRDREAVGYILAADDTITVEFEFRGQGSLGGRPSARLNPVVGLLPPTDTVMWRWEPSREGAIAVLTGLFVRTVRLVSEPPGALIFLDGDLQPVGTTNSFIEFPYGEHTVHLQRPPFLDYQFSLDVGEQTPSVYAAVLRRTVRINAVNARRRSEEVTAAIAWIRVGDQYVRSPDDGLSTPYSLTLDGRPHDIYLTADGFADTTVLLDAESMQLTVAMREAERSTLRQTADESESESWVRFIVRDGRTPVAGAEVIGIEKASGEIVRYGLTDPDGELTTQVPIGDYDWQASKYGFEGKINGERISPSDRTKKITLSLRPL